Sequence from the Bryobacteraceae bacterium genome:
TACTGCTTGCAACCGATCGTATTGTTTTGCGGCCGTTGTCACCTGCAGGCTCTCTCTCCTGTTTGTAGTGCAAGTACCGTTAAAAAAATCTACCGCGATTTGCACGGTCGCCACAAGATCCAGATCGGGGTAACGTCTTAGATCGCTTGAAGGACGACCGTACCCCAATCGGGGAAACGTTCCTAGTACTGCTGCACGCGGGGGGATGGCGCTGTGCGGCCTATCTCACGGTCTGATTACCACCACCCGCACCCGCGCTGTTCCAGGCCCGATCATGTCGATCTCGCGCGCCGCCGCCCTGGACAGATCGATGATGCGGTTCTTCACGAACGGACCACGATCATTGATTCGCACTTTGGTCGTCTTGCCATTCGCGAGATTTTGAACCCGAACGTGGGTACCGAACGCGTACCGTCGATGCGCCGCCGTCCATCCGTCCATATCGTAGATCTCGCCGCTCGCCGTCGGCTTGCCGTGATACCCCGGTCCATACCAGCTCGCGACGCCGCGCTCCGTCGCTCCAATGCGAGGCGTCACCACCTTCGCGCGCCGGCCGCCGCACGACATCGCGCATAGAGTGGCGATCAGGCAGATCGACACGGCCGCCGGCGCCTGCCGGACACCGGGGTTCACTCTTCGCTTCGCGTCCGCTTCCTCACGGTTCCCTTCGCCGCGATCGGAGAGGATGAAGCCATGCCGGGCTTCGTGACGCGCTCCGCCGCGTTCAACGAACGCTGTGTCTCCGCTTGCTCCTGTCTCTTTCAAAGACATTCGACACTCCGCTTCGCACGGTCGAACTCCCCTCGCCGATCGGCTCCGCTTCCCGCCCCGCGCCGCCTGCCCGGCTCTCTCTCAACCCCGCTGGAACAGTGCACCTTTGCAGGACGCGACATAAAACAATTCTAGCAAGCGGCGTTTTTTTCGATGACCGTTGCGTTCGTTGAATCGAGCGCGCGCGCAACTGAAAAAATTTCTCTTGACTTTCGCTCCAGTACACCTTATATATGAATCACGCTGCGGTC
This genomic interval carries:
- a CDS encoding septal ring lytic transglycosylase RlpA family protein gives rise to the protein MSLKETGASGDTAFVERGGARHEARHGFILSDRGEGNREEADAKRRVNPGVRQAPAAVSICLIATLCAMSCGGRRAKVVTPRIGATERGVASWYGPGYHGKPTASGEIYDMDGWTAAHRRYAFGTHVRVQNLANGKTTKVRINDRGPFVKNRIIDLSRAAAREIDMIGPGTARVRVVVIRP